In the genome of Elusimicrobiota bacterium, the window CAGCAGCCCGGCAGCGGGAGCGGTGCTAGCACAAATAACGCGTCAGCCGGTGGAGGTGAACAACCTGGTTCCGGTAATAGTGAAGGGAATAAGCCTAACGATGGCGAAGTTGTTGATGGCGAAGTTGTTGATGGTAAATAGTTAGGTTATAGGGAAGGGAAATAGTTCAATTGTCAGTAAAACGTGATTATTATGAAGTATTAGGTGTAAAGAAAACTGCTACACAACAGGAAATTGAACAGTCATACCGGAAGTTGGCTGTAGAAAATCATCCTGACCGTGCGCCTGAGGAAAAGAAGGAGGAAGCACGGCAGAAGTTTAAAGAATTATCTGAAGCTTATGCAGTGTTGTCTGACACAAAAAAGCGTGCTCAGTACGATAGTTATGGCCATGCGGGGATTGATCAAAGATACCGCCAGGAAGATATTTTCAGGAATACGGATTTTGGAAGTGTATTCGAAGATATGGGTTTTGGCAGCGGGACGTTCGCTGATGTATTCAGTGATTTATTCAGCGGAGGATCTTCACGCAGCAGGTATGCTCCGCGCGGCGGGGATGATATCGAATTTCCGATAAAAATAACGTTGGAAGAAGCGTTTAATGGTACAGAAAAAAATGTTAGTTTTTATCATACCATCACTTGCAACGTGTGTAACGGTTCCGGAGCAAAGCCCGGGACGGGTACCAAAACCTGCCAGTCCTGCCGTGGTGCTGGGCAGGTAAGATATTCACAAGGATTTTTTGTTGTATCCCAACCATGTCCGAAATGCAGCGGGCAGGGCAAAATTATTGATACGCCTTGCGGGCAGTGTACCGGAAGAGGTAAAGTAAAAGAGCAGACAAAGATTATGGTAAAGGTTCCCCGGGGCGTAGATACAGGTACAAGTATACGTATGCGTGGAAAAGGTGAGGCGGGAGAACTTGGAGGGCCACCGGGTGATTTGTATGTTACCGTAAGAATAGAACCACATAAAATATTTGCGCGGCGTGGGGATGATCTGTTTATCAAAATACCAGTAAGTTTTGTGAGGGCTGCGCTGGGAGGCGAATTATTAGTTCCAACATTAAGTGGTCAGGTGACTATGAAAATACCGCCCGGTACACAACCAGGGAAAACATTTAGGTTGCGCGGGCATGGTACGCCGAACTTGCATTCTCATGAAACCGGGATGTTGTATGTTACAGTAGATATTGAAGTTCCAACCAAGCTTAATGAGAAACAAAAACAGTTATTACGCGAATTCGCTCAGAATTCAGGTGAAAATGTAGATGATGAGGATTCAAGTTTCTTCAAACGTGTTTTCAGGACATAATCTTATCAAATGCCGCAATTTTATGTTGTTGACAAACTCGCAAAAGGTGGTATCGTAAAGATACACGATTCGGATGCACGGCATATCGTTACTGT includes:
- the dnaJ gene encoding molecular chaperone DnaJ; the encoded protein is MSVKRDYYEVLGVKKTATQQEIEQSYRKLAVENHPDRAPEEKKEEARQKFKELSEAYAVLSDTKKRAQYDSYGHAGIDQRYRQEDIFRNTDFGSVFEDMGFGSGTFADVFSDLFSGGSSRSRYAPRGGDDIEFPIKITLEEAFNGTEKNVSFYHTITCNVCNGSGAKPGTGTKTCQSCRGAGQVRYSQGFFVVSQPCPKCSGQGKIIDTPCGQCTGRGKVKEQTKIMVKVPRGVDTGTSIRMRGKGEAGELGGPPGDLYVTVRIEPHKIFARRGDDLFIKIPVSFVRAALGGELLVPTLSGQVTMKIPPGTQPGKTFRLRGHGTPNLHSHETGMLYVTVDIEVPTKLNEKQKQLLREFAQNSGENVDDEDSSFFKRVFRT